A single genomic interval of Rhodopseudomonas palustris harbors:
- the gmk gene encoding guanylate kinase, protein MSDGAAGSYSGVERRGLMFVLSSPSGAGKTTLSRMLVEQMPGLQMSVSATTRPMRPGEVDGRDYYFVDRPKFDEMVGAGEFLEWANVFDNRYGTPRAPVEAALAAGRDVLFDIDWQGTQQLRSRAGSDVVSVFILPPSVQALEHRLHTRAQDSHEVIRGRMKKAGDEMSHFDAYDYIVVNDNIGVAFESVRSILRAEQLKRERQVGLDAFVRGMRQQLEG, encoded by the coding sequence ATGAGCGACGGAGCGGCGGGCAGCTACAGCGGTGTCGAGCGGCGCGGGCTGATGTTCGTGCTGTCGTCGCCCTCCGGCGCCGGCAAGACGACGCTGTCGCGGATGCTGGTCGAACAGATGCCAGGGCTGCAGATGTCGGTGTCTGCAACGACACGGCCCATGCGGCCTGGCGAGGTCGACGGCCGCGACTATTACTTCGTCGATCGGCCGAAATTCGACGAGATGGTCGGAGCCGGGGAATTCCTCGAATGGGCCAACGTGTTCGACAATCGCTATGGCACGCCGCGTGCCCCGGTCGAAGCCGCGCTCGCAGCCGGCCGCGATGTGTTGTTTGACATCGACTGGCAGGGCACACAGCAGCTCCGCAGTCGCGCTGGAAGCGACGTCGTCAGCGTCTTCATCCTGCCGCCGTCCGTGCAGGCGCTGGAGCATCGGCTGCATACCCGCGCGCAGGATTCCCACGAGGTGATCCGCGGTCGGATGAAGAAAGCCGGCGACGAGATGAGCCACTTCGACGCCTACGATTACATCGTGGTCAACGACAATATCGGCGTTGCCTTCGAGTCCGTGCGTTCGATCCTGCGCGCCGAGCAGCTCAAGCGCGAGCGTCAGGTCGGATTGGACGCCTTCGTCCGCGGGATGCGCCAGCAGCTCGAAGGCTGA
- a CDS encoding YicC/YloC family endoribonuclease produces the protein MSLSSMTGFARSHGASGPYVFEWELKSVNAKGFDFRMRLPPGWDDIEPPVRKRAAEMLSRGTIYANLTVKRANAVSAIQINQDVLASVLKVASEIAGKVDAVAPSIDGLLGIKGVIEVVEPEADEAEEKAARTAVESAFGEALKSLIEMRKREGASLAAVLAQRLDELEALAKQAEAAPGRKPDAIKARLAEQIAALLDTSDRFDPDRLHQEAIMMATKADIREELDRIASHIAQSREMLAKGGAVGRRLDFLAQEFNREVNTCCSKSIDLELTNAGLAMKNVVEQFREQVQNLE, from the coding sequence ATGTCGTTATCGAGCATGACCGGATTTGCACGCAGCCACGGTGCCAGCGGCCCCTACGTGTTCGAGTGGGAATTGAAGTCGGTGAACGCCAAAGGCTTCGATTTCCGGATGCGGCTGCCGCCCGGATGGGACGATATCGAACCGCCGGTCCGCAAGCGCGCCGCGGAGATGCTGTCCCGCGGCACCATCTACGCCAATCTCACCGTCAAGCGCGCCAACGCGGTCTCGGCCATCCAGATCAATCAGGATGTGCTGGCCTCGGTGTTGAAGGTTGCCAGTGAGATCGCCGGCAAGGTCGACGCGGTCGCGCCGAGCATCGATGGGCTGCTCGGCATCAAGGGCGTCATCGAAGTGGTCGAACCGGAGGCCGACGAGGCCGAGGAGAAGGCCGCACGCACCGCCGTCGAGTCTGCATTCGGTGAAGCGCTGAAGAGCCTCATCGAGATGCGCAAGCGCGAGGGAGCGAGCCTCGCCGCGGTGCTGGCTCAACGTCTGGATGAGCTGGAAGCGCTTGCCAAGCAGGCCGAGGCTGCGCCGGGCCGCAAGCCCGATGCGATCAAGGCCCGCCTTGCCGAACAGATCGCGGCGCTGCTCGATACGTCCGACCGCTTCGACCCCGACCGGCTGCATCAGGAAGCCATCATGATGGCGACCAAGGCCGATATTCGGGAGGAGCTCGATCGCATCGCTTCGCACATTGCGCAGAGCCGCGAGATGCTCGCCAAGGGTGGCGCCGTCGGGCGCCGGCTCGATTTCCTCGCGCAGGAATTCAACCGCGAGGTCAACACCTGCTGCTCCAAGTCGATCGATCTGGAGCTGACCAATGCCGGACTGGCGATGAAGAACGTCGTCGAGCAGTTCCGCGAGCAGGTTCAGAATCTGGAGTAA
- the mltG gene encoding endolytic transglycosylase MltG — protein MSERPPISPRSPRAALEPEQLPPPPKRSDHARNPLVIIGNAIITFIVVVMIGAGGLYVYGKNKLEAPGPLAQDKTVNIPQRAGLDDIAQILKREGVIEDGWLVFAGGVMALRARTELKPGEYLFQKNASLRDVIGTIVEGKVVQHAVTIPEGLTSEQIVERLSDNPIFTGSIREIPREGTLLPETYKFPRGTPREQVIHRLQQAQKRVLSEIWERRSPDLPIKTPEQLVTLASLVEKETGKPDERTRVAAVFVNRLQKKMRLQSDPTIIYGLVGGKGTLGRPIKRSEITQPSPYNTYVIDGLPPGPIANPGRASLEAAANPARTRDLYFVADGSGGHAFSDNYEVHQKNVGKLRAQEKQLQNDTVEPPEETPPTAAAPAAEPAGDPAAAAPAGAPKAAGKNGAQKRRARNATPNGATE, from the coding sequence ATGAGTGAAAGGCCGCCGATTTCGCCGAGAAGCCCGCGTGCGGCGCTCGAGCCGGAGCAGCTTCCGCCGCCGCCGAAGCGGTCCGACCACGCCCGCAATCCGCTGGTCATCATCGGCAATGCGATCATCACTTTCATTGTGGTTGTGATGATCGGGGCCGGCGGCTTGTACGTGTACGGCAAGAACAAGCTCGAAGCGCCGGGACCGCTCGCGCAGGACAAGACGGTCAATATTCCGCAGCGTGCTGGCCTCGACGACATCGCGCAGATCCTGAAGCGCGAAGGCGTGATCGAAGACGGTTGGCTGGTGTTCGCAGGCGGCGTGATGGCATTGCGCGCCCGCACCGAGCTCAAGCCGGGCGAGTATCTGTTTCAGAAGAATGCCAGCCTGCGCGACGTGATCGGAACCATCGTCGAAGGCAAGGTGGTGCAGCACGCGGTGACGATTCCCGAAGGACTGACTTCGGAACAGATCGTCGAGCGCCTGTCCGATAATCCGATCTTCACCGGAAGCATCCGCGAAATTCCGCGCGAAGGAACGTTGCTGCCGGAGACCTACAAGTTTCCGCGCGGGACGCCGCGCGAGCAGGTGATCCACCGCTTGCAGCAGGCGCAGAAGCGGGTGCTCAGCGAGATCTGGGAGCGTCGCAGTCCCGACCTGCCGATCAAGACTCCGGAGCAACTGGTGACGTTGGCTTCGCTGGTTGAGAAGGAGACCGGCAAGCCGGACGAGCGCACGCGCGTCGCCGCGGTGTTCGTCAATCGGCTGCAGAAGAAGATGCGGCTGCAGTCCGATCCGACGATCATCTACGGTCTCGTCGGCGGCAAGGGTACGCTCGGCCGTCCGATCAAGCGAAGCGAGATCACGCAGCCGTCCCCTTACAACACCTATGTGATCGACGGATTGCCGCCCGGGCCGATCGCCAATCCGGGGCGCGCATCGCTGGAGGCTGCGGCCAATCCGGCGCGCACCCGCGATCTGTACTTCGTCGCCGATGGCAGCGGTGGTCACGCCTTCAGCGACAATTACGAGGTGCACCAGAAGAACGTCGGCAAGCTGCGGGCGCAGGAAAAGCAGCTCCAGAACGACACCGTCGAGCCGCCGGAGGAAACGCCGCCGACCGCGGCCGCTCCGGCTGCCGAGCCCGCCGGCGATCCTGCGGCAGCCGCGCCGGCCGGGGCGCCGAAGGCCGCCGGCAAGAACGGTGCGCAGAAGCGCCGCGCTCGCAATGCCACGCCGAACGGTGCGACCGAGTAA
- the fabF gene encoding beta-ketoacyl-ACP synthase II, with protein MRRVVVTGLGMVSPLGCGVEPTWSRVLAGESGARKIDTFDVSDLASQIACVIPRGDGTNGTFNPDQWMEPKDQRKVDDFIVYAMAAARQALDDAGWHPSTEEERCASGVLIGSGIGGLQGIAETALLLEQRGPRRISPFFIPGRLINLASGYVSIEFGLKGPNHSVVTACSTGAHAIGDASRLIALGDADVMVAGGTESPISRLAMAGFAAARALSTGFNDAPTKASRPYDKDRDGFVMGEGAGVVVLEEYEHAKARGARIYAEVIGYGLSGDAYHITAPSSDGDGAFRCMSAAIKRGGIAVSDIDYINAHGTSTPLGDEIELGAAQRLLGNAASRVSMSSTKSSIGHLLGAAGAVEAIFCVLAIRDNVAPPTINLDTPSVETAIDLVPWKPRAREINVALSNSFGFGGTNASLVLQRVPN; from the coding sequence ATGAGACGGGTTGTCGTCACGGGCCTTGGCATGGTGTCGCCGCTGGGCTGCGGCGTCGAACCGACCTGGAGCCGAGTGCTCGCCGGCGAAAGCGGCGCACGCAAGATCGATACGTTCGACGTGTCGGATCTCGCCAGCCAGATCGCCTGCGTCATTCCGCGCGGCGACGGCACCAACGGCACTTTCAATCCTGATCAATGGATGGAGCCGAAAGACCAGCGCAAGGTCGATGACTTCATCGTCTATGCGATGGCGGCGGCGCGTCAGGCGCTCGACGATGCCGGCTGGCATCCCTCCACGGAAGAAGAGCGCTGCGCCTCGGGCGTGCTGATAGGCTCCGGCATCGGCGGCCTGCAGGGCATCGCCGAGACTGCGCTGCTGCTCGAGCAACGCGGCCCGCGCCGGATCTCTCCGTTCTTTATTCCCGGCCGCCTGATCAATCTTGCGTCCGGCTATGTCTCGATCGAATTCGGTCTCAAGGGCCCCAACCATTCGGTCGTCACGGCTTGCTCGACCGGCGCCCATGCGATCGGTGATGCCTCGCGGTTGATCGCGCTCGGCGATGCCGACGTGATGGTCGCGGGCGGTACCGAATCTCCGATCAGCCGTCTGGCGATGGCCGGTTTTGCCGCCGCGCGGGCGCTGTCGACCGGTTTCAACGATGCGCCGACCAAGGCTTCGCGGCCCTACGACAAGGATCGCGACGGCTTCGTGATGGGCGAGGGCGCCGGCGTCGTCGTGCTTGAAGAGTACGAACACGCCAAGGCGCGTGGCGCGCGGATCTATGCCGAAGTGATCGGCTACGGTCTGTCGGGCGACGCTTATCACATCACGGCGCCGAGCTCTGATGGTGACGGCGCATTCCGCTGCATGAGCGCCGCGATCAAGCGCGGCGGCATCGCAGTGTCGGACATCGACTACATCAACGCACACGGCACCTCGACGCCGCTCGGTGACGAGATCGAGCTCGGTGCGGCACAGCGCCTGCTCGGCAATGCGGCCTCGCGCGTCTCGATGTCGTCGACCAAGTCGTCGATCGGCCATCTGCTTGGGGCGGCCGGTGCTGTGGAAGCGATCTTCTGCGTGCTCGCGATTCGCGACAACGTTGCGCCGCCGACGATCAATCTCGACACCCCCTCGGTCGAGACGGCGATCGATCTGGTTCCGTGGAAGCCGCGGGCCCGCGAGATCAACGTTGCATTGTCGAACTCGTTCGGGTTCGGTGGCACGAACGCGTCGCTGGTGTTGCAGCGCGTGCCGAACTAA
- a CDS encoding acyl carrier protein — MSEIGERVKKIVVEHLGVEPEKVVDSASFIDDLGADSLDTVELVMAFEEEFGCEIPDDAAETILTVGDATKFLEKNAKS, encoded by the coding sequence ATGAGTGAGATTGGCGAGCGGGTTAAGAAGATCGTGGTCGAACACCTTGGTGTCGAACCCGAGAAAGTGGTCGATAGCGCCAGCTTCATCGACGATCTCGGCGCCGACAGCCTCGACACCGTCGAACTCGTGATGGCGTTCGAAGAAGAGTTCGGCTGCGAAATTCCGGACGACGCCGCCGAGACGATTCTCACCGTCGGCGACGCCACCAAGTTTCTTGAAAAGAACGCAAAGAGCTAA
- the fabG gene encoding 3-oxoacyl-[acyl-carrier-protein] reductase, with amino-acid sequence MFDLTGRTALVTGATGGIGGAIAQALHGQGATVAISGTRREALDALAAKLGERVHVLPCNLSDAADVEALVPAAAEAMGGLDILVCNAGITRDNLFVQLRDEDWDEVIKVNLTATFRLTRAATKLMMRKKFGRIIAITSVVGVTGNPGQGNYTASKAGLIGMIKTLGAEYAKRNVTANCIAPGFIATPMTDVLNDKQREAILGKVPAGRLGTPDDIAAAAVYLSSNEAAYVTGQTIHVNGGMAMI; translated from the coding sequence ATGTTCGATCTGACAGGCAGAACCGCGCTGGTCACCGGCGCAACCGGCGGCATCGGCGGCGCGATCGCCCAGGCGCTGCACGGCCAGGGCGCCACCGTGGCGATCTCCGGCACGCGGCGCGAGGCGCTCGACGCGCTGGCCGCCAAGCTCGGCGAACGCGTGCACGTGCTGCCTTGCAATCTGTCGGACGCGGCGGACGTCGAGGCGCTGGTGCCGGCTGCGGCCGAAGCCATGGGCGGGCTCGACATCCTGGTATGTAACGCAGGTATCACCCGCGACAATCTGTTCGTGCAATTGCGCGACGAGGATTGGGACGAGGTGATCAAGGTCAACCTCACGGCGACCTTCCGGCTGACGCGCGCTGCCACCAAGCTGATGATGCGCAAGAAGTTCGGCCGCATCATTGCGATCACTTCGGTGGTGGGCGTCACCGGCAATCCGGGGCAGGGCAACTACACGGCCTCGAAGGCCGGCTTGATCGGCATGATCAAGACGCTCGGCGCCGAATACGCCAAGCGCAACGTCACGGCGAACTGCATTGCGCCGGGCTTCATCGCGACGCCGATGACCGACGTTCTCAATGACAAGCAGCGCGAGGCGATTCTCGGCAAGGTGCCGGCCGGCCGGCTCGGCACGCCGGACGACATTGCGGCTGCGGCGGTTTATCTCAGTTCGAACGAGGCCGCCTACGTCACCGGTCAGACCATTCACGTCAACGGCGGGATGGCGATGATCTGA
- the fabD gene encoding ACP S-malonyltransferase yields the protein MTAAFTFPGQGSQAVGMGKALAEAFPAARAVFDEVDAALGEKLTSIIWEGPAETLQLTENAQPALMAVSLATMRVLETEAGVSVGKDAAFVAGHSLGEYSALAAAGSLSVSDTARLLRIRGQAMQKAVPVGVGAMAALLGLDYDTAVAVAAEAAQGQVCQAANDNGGGQVVVSGHKDAVERAVEIAKGKGAKRAMLLPVSAPFHCSLMQPAAEAMAEALAGVTIKAPAAPLVANVLASPITDPDEIRRRLVEQVTGTVRWRESVAFMASQGVNQFLEIGAGKVLSGLVKRIADGAIGISVGGPNDIASAKDALAAGRSA from the coding sequence ATGACCGCAGCATTCACCTTTCCGGGGCAGGGGTCCCAGGCCGTGGGTATGGGCAAGGCGCTCGCCGAAGCCTTTCCGGCGGCGCGGGCGGTGTTCGACGAAGTCGACGCTGCGCTCGGCGAAAAGCTGACATCGATCATCTGGGAAGGCCCGGCTGAAACGCTGCAGCTCACCGAGAATGCGCAGCCGGCGCTGATGGCGGTGTCGCTGGCGACGATGCGCGTGCTGGAGACCGAAGCCGGTGTGTCGGTCGGCAAAGATGCCGCCTTCGTGGCCGGTCATTCGCTCGGCGAATATTCCGCGTTGGCCGCTGCGGGCAGCCTGAGCGTGAGCGACACGGCGAGGCTGCTGCGGATCCGTGGTCAGGCGATGCAGAAGGCGGTGCCGGTCGGCGTCGGGGCGATGGCCGCGCTGCTCGGGCTCGATTACGACACCGCGGTCGCGGTGGCGGCCGAAGCCGCGCAGGGCCAGGTCTGCCAGGCCGCCAATGATAATGGCGGCGGTCAGGTCGTCGTCTCCGGTCATAAGGACGCGGTGGAGCGCGCGGTCGAGATCGCCAAGGGCAAGGGTGCCAAGCGCGCGATGCTGCTGCCGGTGTCCGCTCCCTTCCATTGTTCGCTGATGCAGCCGGCGGCCGAAGCAATGGCCGAGGCGCTTGCGGGCGTGACCATCAAGGCGCCGGCCGCGCCGTTGGTCGCCAACGTCCTGGCGTCGCCGATCACCGATCCGGATGAAATCCGCCGCCGTCTGGTCGAGCAGGTCACCGGGACCGTGCGCTGGCGCGAGTCGGTCGCCTTCATGGCGTCGCAGGGCGTGAATCAGTTTCTGGAGATCGGCGCCGGCAAGGTGCTGAGCGGCCTGGTGAAGCGCATCGCTGATGGCGCGATTGGTATTTCCGTAGGTGGCCCCAACGACATCGCGTCGGCGAAAGACGCGCTGGCGGCCGGACGCTCGGCTTAA
- a CDS encoding GGDEF domain-containing protein, with protein MAAVVAATTDAIWAIVWLAVELGFGAARYAALAALQRDEAAGRPGNAVLPLYLGMSWATCYGIGCGLCAISGEWLLILMAGIFISGLAGGISSRNSGTPRYGITLIYLLGTPYSVAMVLSPLPYMYIVGLLVPIWGFGMALVLLENYEVLLNLFLSERKNRRLANYDSLTGLPNRVMKRQRFERLLRGADASAAAPLTVFCLDLDGFKSANDRFGHAAGDAVLVSVAERLRSSVREQDQVFRVGGDEFVVLLPGTRTDDAAPVAQRIIAAIAEPFELAGHGRLDIGVSIGAATFPTDGSTVDDLLRAADIAMYEAKRQGKGRFVAAGRNGMVPQHPAPDTANVTPASRVRAPEPAGLWSKLQLPSLAKAAEIRITAHPQIPAGS; from the coding sequence ATGGCGGCGGTCGTCGCGGCCACCACCGATGCAATCTGGGCGATCGTCTGGCTCGCCGTCGAGCTTGGGTTCGGCGCAGCACGCTACGCGGCACTTGCCGCATTGCAGCGCGATGAAGCTGCCGGCCGCCCCGGCAATGCGGTCCTGCCGCTGTATCTCGGCATGTCCTGGGCGACCTGCTACGGAATCGGTTGCGGGCTTTGCGCCATCTCCGGGGAATGGCTGCTGATTTTGATGGCCGGCATCTTTATCTCCGGCCTTGCGGGCGGGATCTCCTCGCGCAACTCGGGCACGCCACGGTACGGCATCACACTGATCTATCTGCTCGGCACGCCCTACAGCGTGGCGATGGTGCTGTCGCCGCTCCCCTATATGTACATTGTCGGACTGCTCGTTCCGATCTGGGGCTTCGGCATGGCTCTCGTGCTGCTCGAGAATTACGAGGTGCTGCTCAACCTGTTTCTCTCCGAGCGGAAGAATCGCCGGCTGGCCAACTACGATTCTCTCACCGGGCTCCCCAACCGGGTGATGAAGCGGCAGCGGTTCGAACGGTTGCTGCGCGGCGCGGATGCGTCCGCCGCCGCACCTCTCACCGTGTTCTGTCTGGACCTCGACGGCTTCAAGAGCGCCAACGACCGGTTCGGTCATGCCGCCGGCGATGCCGTGCTCGTTTCGGTCGCCGAGCGGCTGCGCAGCAGCGTCCGCGAGCAGGATCAGGTGTTCCGTGTCGGCGGCGACGAATTCGTGGTGCTCCTGCCCGGAACACGAACGGACGATGCGGCTCCGGTTGCGCAGCGAATCATCGCCGCGATTGCCGAGCCGTTCGAACTGGCAGGCCACGGCCGGCTCGACATCGGCGTCAGCATCGGCGCGGCAACCTTCCCGACGGATGGCTCGACCGTGGATGACCTGCTGCGGGCCGCCGATATTGCGATGTATGAGGCCAAACGGCAGGGAAAGGGCCGGTTCGTGGCGGCCGGCCGCAACGGCATGGTGCCCCAACACCCCGCCCCCGATACCGCCAACGTAACTCCGGCCTCGAGAGTGCGGGCCCCCGAACCGGCCGGCCTGTGGTCGAAACTGCAGCTTCCGTCCCTTGCCAAGGCGGCCGAAATCCGTATAACGGCGCATCCGCAGATCCCGGCCGGGAGCTGA
- the rpsF gene encoding 30S ribosomal protein S6, with protein sequence MPLYEHVFLARQDASAQQVEELTTQITGVIEGLGGKVTKTESWGLRSLTYRMNKNRKAHFVLLNIDGPAAVVSEIERQERINEDVIRYLTVRVDEHEEGPSAMMRKADRDRERDDRGPREGGFRGDREGRGDRDGFRGDRGPRRPREDADAPAAAVEE encoded by the coding sequence ATGCCTCTTTATGAGCATGTCTTTTTGGCGCGCCAGGATGCCAGCGCCCAGCAGGTTGAAGAGCTCACCACCCAGATCACCGGCGTGATCGAAGGTCTCGGCGGCAAGGTCACCAAGACCGAGTCGTGGGGCCTGCGCTCCCTGACCTACCGCATGAACAAGAACCGCAAGGCGCATTTCGTGCTGCTGAACATCGACGGCCCCGCCGCGGTGGTCTCGGAGATCGAGCGCCAGGAGCGGATCAACGAAGACGTCATCCGTTATCTGACGGTGCGCGTCGACGAACACGAGGAAGGCCCCTCGGCGATGATGCGCAAGGCCGATCGGGATCGCGAACGCGACGACCGTGGCCCCCGCGAAGGTGGCTTCCGCGGTGATCGCGAAGGCCGTGGCGACCGCGACGGTTTCCGTGGCGATCGTGGTCCGCGCCGTCCGCGTGAAGACGCCGACGCCCCCGCAGCAGCAGTCGAGGAGTAA
- the rpsR gene encoding 30S ribosomal protein S18, protein MAEAGARRPFFRRRKTCPFTGANAPKIDYKDSKLLMRYVSERGKIVPSRITAVSAKKQRELARAIKRARFLGLLPYVIR, encoded by the coding sequence ATGGCTGAAGCAGGTGCACGCCGTCCGTTCTTCCGCCGCCGCAAGACCTGCCCGTTCACGGGAGCGAATGCGCCGAAGATCGATTACAAGGACTCCAAGCTGCTGATGCGTTACGTCTCGGAGCGCGGCAAGATCGTGCCGAGCCGCATCACCGCCGTGTCCGCCAAGAAGCAGCGCGAGCTCGCGCGCGCCATCAAGCGCGCCCGTTTCCTCGGTCTGCTGCCCTACGTGATCCGCTAA
- the rplI gene encoding 50S ribosomal protein L9 has translation MEVILLERVAKLGQMGELVRVKDGFARNFLLPRGKALRATAANREKYEHMKADLEARNIAAKAEATKVAEKIDGQNVVVIRQASEGGQLFGSVSVRDIIASFDGQGVKIDRSQVLLDAPIKTIGKHSIQVAVHPEVEVAVSVTVARSAEEAERINRGEDISTRREDEDAAAEALAAAGEFFDPDAQFGEEQPTEE, from the coding sequence ATGGAAGTCATTCTGCTGGAACGTGTCGCCAAGCTCGGTCAGATGGGCGAGCTGGTCCGCGTCAAGGACGGTTTCGCGCGCAACTTCCTGCTGCCGCGTGGCAAGGCGCTGCGCGCCACCGCCGCCAATCGCGAGAAGTACGAGCACATGAAGGCCGATCTCGAGGCGCGTAACATCGCCGCGAAGGCCGAAGCCACCAAGGTCGCCGAGAAGATCGACGGTCAGAACGTGGTGGTGATCCGCCAGGCGTCGGAAGGCGGCCAGCTGTTCGGTTCGGTGTCGGTGCGCGACATCATCGCCAGCTTCGACGGCCAGGGCGTCAAGATCGATCGCAGCCAGGTGCTGCTCGACGCGCCGATCAAGACCATCGGCAAGCACAGCATCCAGGTCGCGGTGCATCCGGAAGTCGAAGTCGCAGTTTCGGTGACCGTGGCGCGCAGCGCCGAGGAAGCCGAGCGCATCAACCGCGGTGAAGACATCTCGACCCGCCGCGAAGACGAAGACGCCGCCGCCGAGGCGCTGGCCGCCGCCGGCGAGTTCTTCGATCCGGACGCGCAGTTCGGCGAAGAGCAGCCGACCGAAGAGTAA
- a CDS encoding replicative DNA helicase encodes MAASDSNVLKLAPEPGAPAFRTAPHNIEAEQALLGAILVNNDAFYRVSDFLEPKHFFEPIHQTIFETAASIIRAGKVATPVTLKTFLAADLDLGGLTVAQYLARLAAEATTIINAQDYGRTIYELSLRRDLIGIGTDMVNVAFDAPVDFAPKNQIEDAERRLYELAESGRYDGGFQKFSQALTTAVDMAAKAFQRDGKLSGISTGLRDLDTRMGGLQHSDLIVLAGRPGMGKTALATNIAYNVAKAYRGEVQPDGSTKTVNGGIVGFFSCEMSAEQLATRILAEQAEIASSKIRRGGISEADFDKLRDVSIELQSLPLFVDETGGLSIAQLTARARRLKRQKGLDMIVVDYIQLLQGSSKKGDNRVQEVTEITTSLKALAKELNVPVIALSQLSRQVESRDDKRPQLSDLRESGSIEQDADVVIFVFREEYYLQNKEPRPGTPEHEKWATDMELVHGKAEVIIAKQRHGPTGTVDLQFEGQYTRFSDLTDDSHLPERI; translated from the coding sequence ATGGCCGCATCTGATTCGAACGTTCTAAAGCTCGCTCCGGAACCCGGCGCGCCGGCCTTCCGGACCGCGCCGCACAACATCGAGGCCGAACAGGCCCTGCTGGGCGCGATCCTGGTCAACAATGATGCGTTCTACCGGGTGTCTGACTTCCTCGAGCCGAAGCACTTTTTCGAGCCGATCCACCAGACCATCTTCGAAACCGCTGCCAGCATCATCCGCGCCGGCAAGGTCGCCACTCCGGTCACGCTGAAGACGTTCCTGGCCGCGGATCTCGATCTCGGCGGTCTGACGGTCGCGCAATACCTGGCGCGCCTCGCTGCCGAAGCCACCACCATCATCAACGCCCAGGATTACGGGCGGACCATCTACGAGCTGTCGCTGCGCCGCGATCTGATCGGCATCGGCACCGACATGGTCAACGTCGCCTTCGACGCGCCAGTCGACTTCGCGCCGAAGAACCAGATCGAAGACGCCGAGCGCCGGCTTTACGAACTGGCAGAATCCGGCCGCTACGACGGCGGCTTCCAGAAATTCTCCCAGGCGCTGACCACCGCGGTCGACATGGCGGCGAAGGCGTTCCAGCGCGACGGAAAACTGTCGGGCATCTCCACCGGGCTACGCGACCTCGACACCCGGATGGGCGGGCTGCAGCACTCCGACTTGATCGTGCTCGCCGGCCGCCCCGGCATGGGCAAGACCGCGCTCGCCACCAACATCGCCTACAACGTCGCCAAGGCTTATCGCGGCGAAGTGCAGCCGGATGGTTCGACCAAGACCGTCAACGGCGGCATCGTCGGCTTCTTCAGTTGCGAAATGTCGGCCGAACAGCTCGCCACCCGTATTCTCGCCGAGCAGGCCGAGATCGCCTCGAGCAAGATCCGCCGCGGCGGCATCTCGGAAGCCGACTTCGACAAGCTTCGCGACGTCTCGATCGAATTGCAGTCGCTGCCGCTGTTCGTCGACGAAACCGGTGGTCTGTCGATCGCCCAGCTCACCGCCCGCGCCCGCCGCCTGAAGCGGCAGAAGGGCCTCGACATGATCGTGGTCGACTACATCCAGCTGCTGCAGGGCTCCAGCAAGAAGGGCGACAACCGCGTCCAGGAAGTCACCGAGATCACCACCAGCCTGAAGGCGCTGGCCAAGGAATTGAACGTCCCCGTCATCGCGCTGTCGCAGTTGTCGCGTCAGGTCGAATCCCGCGACGACAAGCGCCCGCAGCTCTCCGACTTGCGTGAATCCGGTTCGATCGAGCAGGACGCCGACGTCGTGATCTTCGTGTTCCGCGAGGAATACTATCTGCAGAACAAGGAGCCGCGGCCCGGCACGCCCGAGCACGAGAAGTGGGCGACCGACATGGAGCTGGTCCACGGCAAGGCCGAAGTGATCATCGCCAAGCAGCGTCACGGTCCGACCGGCACCGTCGATCTGCAGTTCGAAGGTCAGTACACCCGCTTCAGCGATCTCACCGACGACAGCCATCTGCCAGAACGGATTTGA